A region of Solanum dulcamara chromosome 7, daSolDulc1.2, whole genome shotgun sequence DNA encodes the following proteins:
- the LOC129894582 gene encoding uncharacterized protein LOC129894582: MASNNFLGAGHPMFTGENYHIWVIKMKAYLKDLSLWETIESEDDPPPLGPNPTVAQMKIYEDSKSRKPKALTCLHSALSDVIFTRIMTCETPKEAWEKLKEEFDGSDRVKAVKLLTLKREFEMLRMKEGDTVKEYSAKLMEIVNQIRLFGETFPDSKVVEKMMISLPGRFESKISAIEESCDLKTLLVA, encoded by the coding sequence ATGGCATCCAACAACTTCTTGGGTGCAGGCCATCCTATGTTTACAGGAGAAAATTATCACATATGGGTGATAAAGATGAAGGCTTATCTCAAAGATCTTAGTCTATGGGAAACAATAGAAAGTGAAGATGATCCTCCTCCACTTGGACCAAATCCAACAGTTGCACAAATGAAGATTTATGAAGATTCAAAGTCAAGGAAACCAAAGGCTCTCACATGTCTTCATTCAGCACTTTCAGATGTGATTTTCACAAGAATAATGACTTGTGAAACACCTAAAGAAGCATGGGAGAAGCTAAAAGAGGAGTTCGATGGAAGTGATAGAGTGAAGGCTGTCAAACTCTTAACTCtcaaaagagaatttgagatgTTAAGGATGAAAGAAGGAGATACTGTGAAAGAGTATTCTGCCAAACTTATGGAAATTGTAAACCAAATAAGGTTGTTTGGTGAAACCTTTCCAGATTCAAAAGTGGTGGAGAAGATGATGATAAGCTTACCAGGAAGGTTCGAGTCCAAGATTTCAGCAATAGAGGAATCTTGTGATTTGAAGACTTTATTAGTTGCATAA
- the LOC129895324 gene encoding F-box/LRR-repeat protein At3g48880-like: MEEGDSSVRRWEDLDIDILVKILQSFDLFELTAGLAHVCSSWRLACSDQLLWMTLDLSVLKSNFIKIPLEPYVYVDCQSDKTLTSLLKICLNLSSGNIRTLIFHYNLYVSDDQLTYTAERCPHLKRLVMPAWNRIKKTGICRAIHMWEDLESLTMPSIANPPYVMEEIARSCKNFAELKIMGPCDMLFASTLVSFLPNLKVLSVRCTVLSKSALFIILDGLKKLEVLNISHCVITEDPPPAPKKILAKLDESIIKKASRLHKFLTCMSDSCIMCQRTRNDEGLMRWYKYEEDLWKVDEVRSLAI; the protein is encoded by the exons ATGGAAGAGGGAGATTCTTCTGTAAGGAGATGGGAGGACCTTGATATTGATATCTTGGTGAAGATACTCCAGTCTTTTGACCTTTTTGAGTTGACTGCTGGACTTGCTCATGTTTGTAGTTCATGGCGATTGGCTTGTTCTGATCAACTTCTCTGGATGACACTGGACTTGTCGGtattaaaatcaaatttcatcaaaatcCCGTTAGAGCCGTACGTATATGTGGATTGTCAGTCTGATAAAACATTGACCAGCCTCCTGAAGATTTGTTTGAACCTCAGTAGTGGAAACATACGAACATTAATCTTCCATTATAATTTGTATGTCAGCGACGATCAGTTGACTTATACTGCCGAGAG GTGTCCACATCTAAAACGTCTTGTTATGCCTGCTTGGAACAGAATAAAAAAGACAGGAATATGCAGGGCTATTCATATGTGGGAAGATCTTGAATCACTGACGATGCCTAGTATAGCAAATCCTCCGTATGTCATGGAGGAAATTGCAAGGAGTTGCAAAAATTTCGCTGAGCTCAAGATTATGGGGCCCTGTGATATGCTCTTTGCATCTACACTGGTTTCATTTCTTCCAAACTTGAAAGTGTTGAGTGTGAGGTGCACAGTGTTATCTAAAAGTGCCTTGTTTATTATCTTGGATGGGTTAAAAAAGTTGGAAGTGCTCAACATATCTCATTGCGTAATTACTGAAGACCCTCCACCTGCACCAAAGAAAATTCTGGCCAAGCTTGATGAATCAATTATCAAAAAAGCGTCTAGGTTACACAAATTCCTAACCTGCATGAGTGACTCGTGCATCATGTGTCAGCGCACTCGAAATGATGAAGGGCTGATGAGGTGGTATAAGTATGAAGAAGACCTCTGGAAAGTGGACGAGGTGAGATCTCTTGCAATTTGA